The Haliotis asinina isolate JCU_RB_2024 chromosome 3, JCU_Hal_asi_v2, whole genome shotgun sequence genome segment CCACCAAAATTTCCTACCTACCCTGCATAGGGCACATTTGTAGCCTGGAGAGCCAAGCATTTCCTCATCACACCCATTTCCTAGGTTCAAatcccacatggacacaatgcaTGAGGGCCATTTATGgtgacacaatgacaacaaagatcAACGGaaacttaaaatatttatttctttacAAACATCATGGCTGTAAAGAATGATCTCTAAATATAGGACAAAGAGATAAAAGTAAACTGAAgacattgctatttatgtccCTGAAACAGAAGGGTATTAcgagtatatacatgtacacactaaCATGTACGTGAATGAGAATAAGAATATTTATAAAATCAATtcaattattttatttcatttaggaTGTTTGAAAGTCCACAGGAGACataaataatgtttcatttgaccACACTAGTCAGGACTGAATGATATTGTGTGCCAATTCAAACAAAGTTTGCTGCTGAAAGCCATACTCGGTTAAAAAAAGAGCTACATGATGTTGATCTGTAGCTTATCAAGTTTAGACCTGTATATGTCTACACATGTAGTTCCACAACATATTTTGATTTCCCATGTGCAGAGtttctttcttctttattttgtaTCATTGTACCTGACTATCTTTGCTCGTAGCATCGATCACCTGATTGTGTGATGAGAAAGTGTTACACAGTGCTGTGTCATACAAAAAATAGTTCTTTTTAATACATGGGCAAAAAAGGACTAAATGACTTGTTCCACTTTGACTTTTGTCATATGCCACCATATTTTCCACTGTGTCAGCCCACACCTGCCCAGGTTAGGCCAGAGGGGTAGTCTGGTGGGTGAGGTATTTCTGCTTCCCACCAGGACCGAGGTTCAgttccctcatgggtacaatgtgtaaagtccaatTCTGGTGCCACATGACTTGATATTGCCTTGGTTATGAATGACAACAAAAGACCTAGATGAACTTAACATATTAGCATTTATTTCTCTGAACAGATTTTATGTTTCTCAAGAATGAAAGAACAAAAGCAAAATGTGTAATCAAGATATTTAGTTCTCTGAAACAGATGTATGGTTTTTAGAACACAAAAGTATATATGTTCAACTATCAGGCAGTGCCACCTCATTGTTGTTTTCACAATTGTAAGAAAGACAGGCATTGTTGGCAATTCACTGACCAATTTTCAGTATCTATCACCCTATACAAACTACAAGCCTATACAACCAGTGGCTTCCACCTCCCCATCTGgccacacctacaccacctgtactATCCATGACTTTAACATTACATCTTTTACACTGTATACAAACTACGAGCATATCCAAACAGTGGTCTCCACCTCCCCATCTagccacacctacaccacctgtactTACCATGACTTTAACATTACATCTCGTACAAACTCCAAGCCTATCCAAACAGTGGCCTCCACATCCCCATCTAGTcacacctacaccacctgtactTACCATGACTTTAACATTACATCTCGTACAAACTATAAACCTATCCAAACTGTGGCCTCCACCTCCCCATCTagccacacctacaccacctgtactAACCACGACTTTAACATCATATCTTCTACACTGTATACAAACTATGGGCCTAACCAAACTGTGGTCTCGACCTTCCAATTTAGCCATACCGACACCTCCTGCACTAAGCATGACTTTAACATTACATCTCGTACAAACTATAAGCCTATCCAAACAGTGGCCTCCACCTCCCCATCTagccacacctacaccacctgtactAACCATGACTTTAACATCATATCTTCTACACTCTATAGAGACTATAAGCCTATCCAAACACCACCTCCATCTCCCCATCTAGCCATTCCTACACAACATGAGATAGCCATGATGTCAACATATTGGAGTCCAATGAAACTTTAATTTCATTCATGTACAGATTGTCTTTGATAAAAAGTACCGATTCATTCTGCCTGTCTGTGTCACTTTTTGACAAAAGATCATATATAACATTTATAATACTGATTTATAACTGTACTTTAATGTATTCACCTGTATGATACCCGCATGTATATGCTGAACAGACTTACAATTATGAGGAATCATctactgtcatatttttataatTTGGTACAGTTTGATAATGGCTTTCCTTTTATATCATACGTTACCCACTAACCAGATTGAAAGTACGGGAATGGGGGCTTGGGAATGTTACCGCTGGTAGGGGCAGGTATGAGAGCTAGTAAGAAAGGTAATTGCTGAATAGGGTAAAACAGGGCTACAGATAAGGGTCATATCGGTGTATGTATGGATAAAAAAAATGCATGtcagaaaaaaatgacaaaacctATGAGATACGCACCACAGCAGTGGTGTACGGTTTGAGAATCACTTACAAATGTATTcatctgaaaaagtattgttttggttttttattgacctatttacacaagagtagcagtgttgtggtgcatatatgaaacgtAACACAAGGTTACTGATacgccattaaattccatttagTGATATAAATGTACTCTTAAGTTTTTCCAGTACTGCTATATTGATAAAAAAAAGAAGTACATACTCCTGATGATGAAAAAGTATGTGCAGCCCTGGTACAGTATCAGGACAGTGATATTAAGAAGTAAGAAAAAGGTTTTAAGTGAATAGAGGCCTACATTCACAAAGATAATTTCTGAGGAAGCATACACCCAATTTGAGGACTGAATGATTTCAGAAGGACAGTACGATGCTGTGTAACTAAATATTGCAGTACCAAAGTAGAATAAAGGTTGAAATTAAAAACACATCCAATAAGAGCAAAATATTAGAAAACTGAAAAGTAGTCAGTCAATGTTAGTAAAGCCGATACTTCAAACATGCATTAACATTGTAAATCTGACCCCCATACTTATAGTCTGGCCCTCTTACAAACCTTCACATCTACCTCATCATCCTCATCTCTCTTTCTCTTCCTATCCAACATCTTGTTCAGGGGTCCAGGTCTCTGACTGGGGACTGGAAATGACACTCCTTGGTGGCACAGCCCGGTCAAACTGCAGGACACATTGCACTCACTCAGATTAGTGAAGCTGCTCACTGGGCTGACAGGAAGAGACATGGAGCTTGAGGTCAGTAGTGGTCCATCCTGAAAAAGGTCACAGGTGTTACAGAACCAGAtgtctttgaaaagtatatgtGAGAGATTGATGTCATCTGGCAAACCTGACATGTCTGATTTCAGGGATCCCCTTGGTGTGGAGCCATAGTTCAAGGAGGTGGTGCTGGATGATGGGGAGGGAAGTAGATCACTGTAGAATTCCTCTGAATTCTGGAAAAGGGTGGAAGAGCTGGGGAAGGGGTCAGTAAGACTGGTGGAGCTCAGGCTGGTCAGGCTGGAGCTGGTACTGACTGGGAGAGACTCATCACTGGGGCTGACAGACCAGATATCTGGAgtgactgacagaaatgttgatgttacatcaccagtgtcaaaatatgaattaaaTTTGGGACATTCCGGATAGAGGAAGGGTTCCTGGTTTTCTAGATACTTGCTGATGGGGCTATCTGGTCTGTTAGTGCCAAACATGGATGATCTAGGGGTAGGGATAGTGGGGCTGATGGGCTGAGTAGTGTTGGAGGGGATGGCTGCATCGGTCCAATTTGTGTGGGGGTAGAGACAGGTACAGCGAGGCTGAAGGTCATCCAGGCTCACCCAGCTCTCGTTAGGACACAACATCGTGGGGGTCTGAAGTGTGTTAGGGAATTATATAAAAGTAAAACTTCCAAGAATAATGAAGAGACTTGTCTTAAAACTGAATTATTTTTTCCTTTCATCTTGAATCATGTCAGTGTTATTGCAAGCATGTGTGAGTTTCTGAGTTGAATAATGTCCAATACCAATCAGTAAATCAATTCATGTCAGTTACCTTCACAGTTTGTCTCTCTTGCACCAACTCAAGATAATACTAGAGTATTCAACTCCAAACTCTCTCTCACAAGAGAAATCTGTAAAATAGAAAATATGCAAGTATGATCATGTATGAACTGAACTGATCAGCTGGTTTATTAACCAGATGCATAAATTAGAACGTGAATCTAGTCTTTCATTAAATAGTGACCTACAACAATTTATCGTTATATCACTGCAACTGATATTGTTTGATAAAGACAGACCATCAAACTACATTCTATGGAGACCATTCTGGTTTCGTCCGTAACATTTATACATCCTTCATGTAGATTCAAACACCCGTTGGCAGAGGTACGGTAACAAACCAGAGTAGTCTGCTGCTATTGTGAAAGTTTACACTGTTGTGTCATTCAGTTGTTGTAATGTGGAGTCATGCATGAAAAACGCAAAGAGAACATTTTGCCTGTTGTCAAAATTAATAACAACAGTATATTTGAGAATATTTGTGCTACTGAAAACTCAGTATGTACAGGAAATAGGTTTACCTACCTTACTGCAGTAAGAAGCAAGCGAAGATACTCGAATATGTCGAGGGAACTTTCAAAAGAGCAGAGGTGTGATAGCAATGATACGCTTCGGTAAACGAAGATTCGTAATGGCCGCTCCTGAACTTGGCAACCGTAACCTTAGCAACGACGATACACAAGTTTAGTttgtacaaatatatatgaaacaaatgattaAAATATTCCGGATAACTTTCCGAAAATGGATATGCTACAAATAGAAAAGTTATCGTTTCTATGCGGTAATTGTTGAAAGGGAGCCTACTCCGAAGGAAATtcggagttatctcccttcgcAAAACCGCTTAGCCTAGAATACGGGACTTGGGATATAATCAgtatagtgtgtgagtgagtttagttttacgctgctctcagcaatatttcagagtctggacgagacaatccagtgaccaacagcatgagcattgatctgcgcaaacgGGAACCGATGATATAATCAGGAATAAAAGCATGAATCCTATGAATTTCAGTCTCCCTAAATGCGTAGAATAAACAACGAACTGTCTTAACATAATTAAAAAACGGTGAAAACAACAACTACAAACAATAGATCCAAAGGGGAAGTGTTTACTAGTTTTTGTTCACTCGTATCAGATCTATTCATGTCAGCAACAGCTTCTATATTTGTCACTATGCCTTCATATGCAACAAACACCAGATCTTTTTTTTCACTTCTAGTTTGCAGTTTGCGAATGGCAGCTGAGCTGAAACCCAGTATCGAAGGTTCGAATCCAGATTTTTGCACTGAATACAGCATCACTTTTATACCGTTGTTTTTAATCAAAAGTAAGTCCGGTTGCAGCTaatgaataaacaaatatataaattaaTGAACGGCAGAACGGAAAGACGGACGGATAAATAAATAATCCCCAGACATCGATGGTCGTTAACTAAATATCGATAGATTATCGATAGATATCCTGGAGGCAAAACGGCGTCCTGGACATAATTCAGAAGCAGTTCCTGGTTAAAAACTTAACTTTGTGAATTGTTTGAGCAAATCAAAACTATCTTCTATCACAAACGTTTATGTAAGATATTATCAAAGACACTATTTTCATATCGATAATCTGTAATAATAATTCCTATCCGCGATATTTCCAATTATTGATCTTTTTAGCCAGCATTTAGTATTGACACAGATGAAATTCTTCCATGTACAGACTGACATTGTCACTAGTTCTGTGTGTTATAGCCAATTACACGTTTTGGGGAGAGTGTATTGTTTTGTGAATAGCTTATCTAATGGGTTTAATAAATTGGAATTACAGCTATGGAGAATAAAATAAAAGCTTTGAAAACTTTGTTTTCCATGTACCTTTTGTAACAAACTGCAACAGTCAACATTCTACGAACCACATATTGTTTTCACGTTAGAAATCTTGTTTAAATACACTAAATACTCTTCTGAGACTCTGGAAAGAAGAAATCGGCAGCAATATATGGATGGCGACTAAGATTAtttaacatgtcatcgtacttcctaccccgtgaaggtccggggtaacATTGATGTTGGGTAATCCatatttgtcgtaagagtcgactaacgggatcgggtggtcatactcCCCGACTTGCagttgcgtggatcgatgctcatgctgttgattgctgtattgtctggttcagactcaaagattatttacagaccgctgacatGTAGCTCTAATATTGgtgagtgctgtgtaaaactaaactcacttttcaTCACAGACTTTGAGATTATCGCTAGTTCTCTGTGTGATATGTAAATGCACCTTTTGGggtgagtttgtgtgtgtgtgtgtgtgtgtgtgtgaatggcCTAGCTAATGGATCTGATGAACTAGAATGACagaaatatagctgaaatattgacaagtgttgcgtaaacttaaactcactcactcactcactcactcactcccttttcAAAGTACAGACTTTGAGATTATCGCTAGTTCTTTGTGTTATGTGTAAATGCACTTTTTGGGGcgagtgttttgtttttgtgagtgGCTTAGCTAATGGATCTAATGAACTAGAATTACAGAAATATACCtgtaatattgcggagtgcggagtaaaactaaactcattcactccagcTTCATTTTGTGTTCATGATATTTGGTGGCACTGGACCGATAATATCTTTGATGATGAAACATCTGATTGTCTGATGCTGACTTATGTCAGACAGTTGTGATTCAGATGGTGCAAAGAGTTCTTGTGAACAAATGCTCAAAGAAAGGAATACAGCACCAGTGTAACTTCACAGCACACATTTGGTCTTGGTCTGTACCACCAAAATTTCCTACCTACCCTGCATAGGGCACATTTGTAGCCTGGAGAGCCAAGCATTTCCTCATCACACCCATTTCCTAGGTTCAAatcccacatggacacaatgcaTGAGGGCCATTTATGgtgacacaatgacaacaaagatcAACGGaaacttaaaatatttatttctttacAAACATCATGGCTGTAAAGAATGATCTCTAAATATAGGACAAAGAGATAAAAGTAAACTGAAgacattgctatttatgtccCTGAAACAGAAGGGTATTAcgagtatatacatgtacacactaaCATGTACGTGAATGAGAATAAGAATATTTATAAAATCAATtcaattattttatttcatttaggaTGTTTGAAAGTCCACAGGAGACataaataatgtttcatttgaccACACTAGTCAGGACTGAATGATATTGTGTGCCCAATTCAAACAAAGTTTGCTGCTGAAAGCCATACTCGGTTAAAAAAAGAGCTACATGATGTTGATCTGTAGCTTATCAAGTTTAGACCTGTATATGTCTACACATGTAGTTCCACAACATATTTTGATTTCCCATGTGCAGAGtttctttcttctttattttgtaTCATTGTACCTGACTATCTTTGCTCGTAGCATCGATCACCTGATTGTGTGATGAGAAAGTGTTACACAGTGCTGTGTCATACAAAAAATAGTTCTTTTTAATACATGGGCAAAAAAGGACTAAATGACTTGTTCCACTTTGACTTTTGTCATATGCCACCATATTTTCCACTGTGTCAGCCCACACCTGCCCAGGTTAGGCCAGAGGGGTAGTCTGGTGGGTGAGGTATTTCTGCTTCCCACCAGGACCGAGGTTCAgttccctcatgggtacaatgtgtaaagtccaatTCTGGTGCCACATGACTTGATATTGCCTTGGTTATGAATGACAACAAAAGACCTAGATGAACTTAACATATTAGCATTTATTTCTCTGAACAGATTTTATGTTTCTCAAGAATGAAAGAACAAAAGCAAAATGTGTAATCAAGATATTTAGTTCTCTGAAACAGATGTATGGTTTTTAGAACACAAAAGTATATATGTTCAACTATCAGGCAGTGCCACCTCATTGTTGTTTTCATAATTGTAAGAAAGACAGGCATTGTTGGCAATTCACTGACCAATTTTCAGTATCTATCACCCTATACAAACTACAAGCCTATACAACCAGTGGCTTCCACCTCCCCATCTGgccacacctacaccacctgtactATCCATGACTTTAACATTACATCTTTTACACTGTATACAAACTACGAGCATATCCAAACAGTGGTCTCCACCTCCCCATCTagccacacctacaccacctgtactTACCATGACTTTAACATTACATCTCGTACAAACTCCAAGCCTATCCAAACAGTGGCCTCCACATCCCCATCTAGTcacacctacaccacctgtactTACCATGACTTTAACATTACATCTCGTACAAACTATAAACCTATCCAAACTGTGGCCTCCACCTCCCCATCTagccacacctacaccacctgtactAACCACGACTTTAACATCATATCTTCTACACTGTATACAAACTATGGGCCTAACCAAACTGTGGTCTCGACCTTCCAATTTAGCCATACCGACACCTCCTGCACTAAGCATGACTTTAACATTACATCTCGTACAAACTATAAGCCTATCCAAACAGTGGCCTCCACCTCCCCATCTagccacacctacaccacctgtactAACCATGACTTTAACATCATATCTTCTACACTCTATAGAGACTATAAGCCTATCCAAACACCACCTCCATCTCCCCATCTAGCCATTCCTACACAACATGAGATAGCCATGATGTCAACATATTGGAGTCCAATGAAACTTTAATTTCATTCATGTACAGATTGTCTTTGATAAAAAGTACCGATTCATTCTGCCTGTCTGTGTCACTTTTTGACAAAAGATCATATATAACATTTATAATACTGATTTATAACTGTACTTTAATGTATTCACCTGTATGATACCCGCATGTATATGCTGAACAGACTTACAATTATGAGGAATCATctactgtcatatttttataatTTGGTACAGTTTGATAATGGCTTTCCTTTTATATCATACGTTACCCACTAACCAGATTGAAAGTACGGGAATGGGGGCTTGGGAATGTTACCGCTGGTAGGGGCAGGTATGAGAGCTAGTAAGAAAGGTAATTGCTGAATAGGGTAAAACAGGGCTACAGATAAGGGTCATATCGGTGTATGTATGGATAAAAAAAATGCATGtcagaaaaaaatgacaaaacctATGAGATACGCACCACAGCAGTGGTGTACGGTTTGAGAATCACTTACAAATGTATTcatctgaaaaagtattgttttggttttttattgacctatttacacaagagtagcagtgttgtggtgcatatatgaaacgtAACACAAGGTTACTGATacgccattaaattccatttagTGATATAAATGTACTCTTAAGTTTTTCCAGTACTGCTATATTGATAAAAAAAAGAAGTACATACTCCTGATGATGAAAAAGTATGTGCAGCCCTGGTACAGTATCAGGACAGTGATATTAAGAAGTAAGAAAAAGGTTTTAAGTGAATAGAGGCCTACATTCACAAAGATAATTTCTGAGGAAGCATACACCCAATTTGAGGACTGAATGATTTCAGAAGGACAGTACGATGCTGTGTAACTAAATATTGCAGTACCAAAGTAGAATAAAGGTTGAAATTAAAAACACATCCAATAAGAGCAAAATATTAGAAAACTGAAAAGTAGTCAGTCAATGTTAGTAAAGCCGATACTTCAAACATGCATTAACATTGTAAATCTGACCCCCATACTTATAGTCTGGCCCTCTTACAAACCTTCACATCTACCTCATCATCCTCATCTCTCTTTCTCTTCCTATCCAACATCTTGTTCAGGGGTCCAGGTCTCTGACTGGGGACTGGAAATGACACTCCTTGGTGGCACAGCCCGGTCAAACTGCAGGACACATTGCACTCACTCAGATTAGTGAAGCTGCTCACTGGGCTGACAGGAAGAGACATGGAGCTTGAGGTCAGTAGTGGTCCATCCTGAAAAAGGTCACAGGTGTTACAGAACCAGAtgtctttgaaaagtatatgtGAGAGATTGATGTCATCTGGCAAACCTGACATGTCTGATTTCAGGGATCCCCTTGGTGTGGAGCCATAGTTCAAGGAGGTGGTGCTGGATGATGGGGAGGGAAGTAGATCACTGTAGAATTCCTCTGAATTCTGGAAAAGGGTGGAAGAGCTGGGGAAGGGGTCAGTAAGACTGGTGGAGCTCAGGCTGGTCAGGCTGGAGCTGGTACTGACTGGGAGAGACTCATCACTGGGGCTGACAGACCAGATATCTGGAgtgactgacagaaatgttgatgttacatcaccagtgtcaaaatatgaattaaaTTTGGGACATTCCGGATAGAGGAAGGGTTCCTGGTTTTCTAGATACTTGCTGATGGGGCTATCTGGTCTGTTAGTGCCAAACATGGATGATCTAGGGGTAGGGATAGTGGGGCTGATGGGCTGAGTAGTGTTGGAGGGGATGGCTGCATCGGTCCAATTTGTGTGGGGGTAGAGACAGGTACAGCGAGGCTGAAGGTCATCCAGGCTCACCCAGCTCTCGTTAGGACACAACATCGTGGGGGTCTGAAGTGTGTTAGGGAATTATATAAAAGTAAAACTTCCAAGAATAATGAAGAGACTTGTCTTAAAACTGAATTATTTTTTCCTTTCATCTTGAATCATGTCAGTGTTATTGCAAGCATGTGTGAGTTTCTGAGTTGAATAATGTCCAATACCAATCAGTAAATCAATTCATGTCAGTTACCTTCACAGTTTGTCTCTCTTGCACCAACTCAAGATAATACTAGAGTATTCAACTCCAAACTCTCTCTCACAAGAGAAATCTGTAAAATAGAAAATATGCAAGTATGATCATGTATGAACTGAACTGATCAGCTGGTTTATTAACCAGATGCATAAATTAGAACGTGAATCTAGTCTTTCATTAAATAGTGACCTACAACAATTTATCGTTATATCACTGCAACTGATATTGTTTGATAAAGACAGACCATCAAACTACATTCTATGGAGACCATTCTGGTTTCGTCCGTAACATTTATACATCCTTCATGTAGATTCAAACACCCGTTGGCAGAGGTACGGTAACAAACCAGAGTAGTCTGCTGCTATTGTGAAAGTTTACACTGTTGTGTCATTCAGTTGTTGTAATGTGGAGTCATGCATGAAAAACGCAAAGAGAACATTTTGCCTGTTGTCAAAATTAATAACAACAGTATATTTGAGAATATTTGTGCTACTGAAAACTCAGTATGTACAGGAAATAGGTTTACCTACCTTACTGCAGTAAGAAGCAAGCGAAGATACTCGAATATGTCGAGGGAACTTTCAAAAGAGCAGAGGTGTGATAGCAATGATACGCTTCGGTAAACGAAGATTCGTAATGGCCGCTCCTGAACTTGGCAACCGTAACCTTAGCAACGACGATACACAAGTTTAGTttgtacaaatatatatgaaacaaatgattaAAATATTCCGGATAACTTTCCGAAAATGGATATGCTACAAATAGAAAAGTTATCGTTTCTATGCGGTAATTGTTGAAAGGGAGCCTACTCCGAAGGAAATtcggagttatctcccttcgcAAAACCGCTTAGCCTAGAATACGGGACTTGGGATATAATCAgtatagtgtgtgagtgagtttagttttacgctgctctcagcaatatttcagagtctggacgagacaatccagtgaccaacagcatgagcattgatctgcgcaaacgGGAACCGATGATATAATCAGGAATAAAAGCATGAATCCTATGAATTTCAGTCTCCCTAAATGCGTAGAATAAACAACGAACTGTCTTAACATAATTAAAAAACGGTGAAAACAACAACTACAAACAATAGATCCAAAGGGGAAGTGTTTACTAGTTTTTGTTCACTCGTATCAGATCTATTCATGTCAGCAACAGCTTCTATATTTGTCACTATGCCTTCATATGCAACAAACACCAGATCTTTTTTTTCACTTCTAGTTTGCAGTTTGCGAATGGCAGCTGAGCTGAAACCCAGTATCGAAGGTTCGAATCCAGATTTTTGCACTGAATACAGCATCACTTTTATACCGTTGTTTTTAATCAAAAGTAAGTCCGGTTGCAGCTaatgaataaacaaatatataaattaaTGAACGGCAGAACGGAAAGACGGACGGATAAATAAATAATCCCCAGACATCGATGGTCGTTAACTAAATATCGATAGATTATCGATAGATATCCTGGAGGCAAAACGGCGTCCTGGACATAATTCAGAAGCAGTTCCTGGTTAAAAACTTAACTTTGTGAATTGTTTGAGCAAATCAAAACTATCTTCTATCACAAACGTTTATGTAAGATATTATCAAAGACACTATTTTCATATCGATAATCTGTAATAATAATTCCTATCCGCGATATTTCCAATTATTGATCTTTTTAGCCAGCATTTAGTATTGACACAGATGAAATTCTTCCATGTACAGACTGACATTGTCACTAGTTCTGTGTGTTATAGCCAATTACACGTTTTGGGGAGAGTGTATTGTTTTGTGAATAGCTTATCTAATGGGTTTAATAAATTGGAATTACAGCTATGGAGAATAAAATAAAAGCTTTGAAAACTTTgttttccatgtaacttttgTAACAAACTGCAACAGTCAACATTCTACGAACCACATATTGTTTTCACGTTAGAAATCTTGTTTAAATACACTAAATACTCTTCTGAGACTCTGGAAAGAAGAAATCGGCAGCAATATATGGATGGCGACTAAGATTAtttaacatgtcatcgtacttcctaccccgtgaaggtccggggtaacATTGATGTTGGGTAATCCatatttgtcgtaagagtcgactaacgggatcgggtggtcatactcCCCGACTTGCagttgcgtggatcgatgctcatgctgttgattgctgCATAGGGCACATTTGTAGCCTGGAAAGCCAAGCATTTCCTCATCACATCCATTTCCTAGGTTCAAATCCCACATTGACACAATGCATGAGGGCCATTTATGgtgacacaatgacaacaaagatcAACGGaaacttaaaatatttatttctttacAAACATCATGGCTGTAAAGAATGATCTCTAAATATAGGACGAAaagataaaactaaactgaagacATAATGATTGGTATTTATGTCTCTGAAACAGAAGggtatta includes the following:
- the LOC137277211 gene encoding uncharacterized protein, translated to MLCPNESWVSLDDLQPRCTCLYPHTNWTDAAIPSNTTQPISPTIPTPRSSMFGTNRPDSPISKYLENQEPFLYPECPKFNSYFDTGDVTSTFLSVTPDIWSVSPSDESLPVSTSSSLTSLSSTSLTDPFPSSSTLFQNSEEFYSDLLPSPSSSTTSLNYGSTPRGSLKSDMSGLPDDINLSHILFKDIWFCNTCDLFQDGPLLTSSSMSLPVSPVSSFTNLSECNVSCSLTGLCHQGVSFPVPSQRPGPLNKMLDRKRKRDEDDEVDVKVCKRARL